From a region of the Odoribacter splanchnicus DSM 20712 genome:
- the rsmI gene encoding 16S rRNA (cytidine(1402)-2'-O)-methyltransferase — translation MGKLYLIPTPVGNMEDITLRALRLLKEVDLVLAEDTRTSAKLLKHYEITTPLLSHHKFNEHQQVDRIAERLERGENIALISDAGTPGISDPGFLLTRTCVERGIATECLPGATAFVPALVNSGFPCDRFCFEGFLPQKKGRQKKLSALAEENRTMIFYESPFRLVKALEQMAEVFGPTRHACVAREISKMFEEFKRGTLEELAGWYKQNGVKGEIVLIVAGKDYNLAEEEGLHIEIEEEE, via the coding sequence ATGGGTAAATTATATTTAATTCCTACTCCCGTAGGGAATATGGAAGATATCACATTACGTGCACTTCGTTTATTGAAAGAAGTGGACCTGGTTTTAGCAGAAGACACGCGTACCAGTGCCAAGCTATTGAAGCATTATGAGATCACCACTCCCCTGCTTTCTCATCATAAATTCAACGAACACCAGCAAGTAGACCGGATAGCGGAAAGACTGGAAAGAGGAGAGAATATAGCCCTGATCAGTGATGCCGGTACTCCGGGAATTTCCGACCCAGGCTTCCTGCTCACCCGTACCTGCGTAGAACGGGGAATAGCCACGGAATGCTTGCCGGGAGCGACTGCTTTCGTTCCGGCCCTGGTCAATTCAGGATTTCCTTGCGACCGTTTCTGTTTTGAAGGATTTCTGCCCCAGAAAAAAGGCCGGCAAAAGAAGTTGAGTGCCTTAGCAGAGGAAAACAGAACTATGATTTTTTATGAATCCCCGTTCCGTCTGGTAAAAGCCCTGGAACAAATGGCAGAGGTATTCGGCCCGACCCGTCATGCTTGTGTGGCCCGGGAAATCAGTAAAATGTTCGAAGAATTCAAAAGAGGGACTCTCGAAGAACTGGCCGGCTGGTATAAACAAAACGGCGTGAAAGGAGAGATTGTGCTGATCGTCGCCGGTAAAGACTATAACCTGGCAGAAGAGGAAGGATTACACATCGAAATCGAAGAGGAAGAGTAA